The Agaribacterium sp. ZY112 genome includes the window GATCACCTTACGCACTTTCAACAGCAAAGTGCGCGGGAAAGAGAACGAGAGCAACAAAGCGCACAGGCTGCTCAGCGCACCTTGCAAGAACGCATCGCTGCATTGACGGAAGTTGTGCGAACCACCGAAGTTAAGCTGTCGAAGATAGAAGTCTTATATTCAACCACGCTGTCAGACAATAATAACCTTAATCAGGCGCTGCTGAGTAACAGCGAGCAAACCGAATCGCTGCAAGTTGAGCTAAACGAAATAGCTAGGCAAAGAGATAACGCGCGAACTTCAAGCACACACTATCAAAACCAATATGATAATGCCTCTGCAGCGCTCGCAGAAAACGCTGAAAATTTTGGAAGAATGTCAGCTGAAAAAGGGCAATTAGGCTTGCTAGTTGATGAACTTAAATCTAAAAATACGAAACTAGAAAACAAAATAGCGTCAGTGCTGGAGCAAAACCAACTCCTAACGGATGATCAAAGAGTCTTAAGTACACAACTCGAACAATTGAAATCTGGGACCTAAAGGTAATCTCTAGGGGAATTTACCGCATCACTGGTCTTTGTATAACAAACATACCTGAGAGGCACCTTTGGGAAAGTGTCATGAGTTCATCTAACTACCTCTCTTTATTTGTGTGTGTGGGGGGGGGGAGCAAGTCCCTCTAAAATTCCACACTGCCCGACCTTTTTGGAACTCGTGCAGCGATGTCTCAGGGTACTCAAATCAAGGTGGAGTTTTTTAAGTTCTTCGATACGTGACTCCACGAGGTTTAGATGGTGGTCGATCATGTAATTAACCTCCTCGCAACCGGATTCAGGTGAACTTTTTAGCTCGTTCAGCTGCTTGATTTCTTTGAGGGTCAAATCTAGGGAGCGGCAATGCTTAATAAACTGCAGTTTTTCAAGGGTGTGATTATCGTAAAGGCGAAAGTTCCCCTCAGTACGTGAGGAGGCTGCGATAAGCCCCACCTTTTCGTAATAGCGAATGGTCTGAATTGAGCAACCGCTTGATTTAGACAATTTACCAATTTTCACTACCAAATCCTTGACTCTATACTAGCTATAGAGTCTATACTCGCCTCATTAACTAGATCAACTGATTTTAATCCTGTGAAATTACGTGCCTTAACCTATCTGCTTCTGCTGCTTATGACTATACAGTCAGCGGCAAGTGTGGCTGATATTCATGCGGCACACCAATCGGGCTTAGAGCATTTGGCCTTTGACGATCATCAGCACCCAGAAGGTGAGCGCCTTACTGACTCCATTGCCCAATCTGAAAGTGGAGAGCATGATTGCCACCATTGTTGTCATTGCCAGGGGCATTCCTCACCCGCTTTTGTATTAGCTTTTGATTGCATTTATTTGAACAGGGCTTCATCTCCTGTTCCCGATTATTCTGACCGCGTTATCGCGGACACTTTCGATACTTTTCTGCGCCCTCCCAAAGCTTAAGTCCTTTTAAAAATGTATTGACCCGCTCTAGCGGAAATCACGACTTTAATTAGGACTTTTCCATGCGAAATACCTTACTTTCCAGGTGTAAGTGCACTTGGCTCTGCCTTATGGTTTTACTCTGTAATTCAGTTACGGCTCTAGCTACAGAAAATCTGAATGCACTAACTTTAAAAAAAGCGTTGGAACTAACGCTGGCACATAACCCTCAACTTTTTCGATACCGCTTCACGACAGAAGCATTGACCGCGCAAAAACAAAATAACTCCTTCCGCCCAGCGT containing:
- the cadR gene encoding Cd(II)/Pb(II)-responsive transcriptional regulator; this translates as MKIGKLSKSSGCSIQTIRYYEKVGLIAASSRTEGNFRLYDNHTLEKLQFIKHCRSLDLTLKEIKQLNELKSSPESGCEEVNYMIDHHLNLVESRIEELKKLHLDLSTLRHRCTSSKKVGQCGILEGLAPPPHTHK